From the Mesorhizobium sp. WSM2240 genome, the window CTTATCGAGGGCCTGATCGGGATGCAGCTCGCGGATGGGCTGAGCCTTCGCCGCAGCCGCGTCATGAACGATTATCGTGTCGAGCTGATCGGCTTCACCAACGCGATGGTTCCACGGCTGAAGGCGCTCGAGCTGATCTCTGAGATCATCTCATGGGAGCTAAGGCTGTTCGTCCCGACCAGTATCGAAGGACCGGCTATTCTGGCCAGGCTCCTCAAGCGCCATGCGCTCATTGCCGTCACCGATCGCGCCGCGACATAAGGGAGCAGGTTGTCATGACCAGCTCTGCTTCCGAGCTGGCGCGCCGCCTCGCCGAGCATGCCGAGGCGGTGTGCCGCGTCTATCTCTCCAACGGCTGCCGCGCCGGGAACCACTGGATCGTCGGAGACGTGCTCAATTCGCACGGCCGCTCCATGCATGTGCGTCTGAAAGAGAACGCCAAGGGATCCGCAGGCAAATGGGTCGACGAGGCGACGGGCGAGCACGGCGATCTTCTCGACGTCATCGGGCACAGCTGCGGCCTGGCGGGGTTTCGCGACGTCGCCGACGAAGCCCGGCGCTTCCTCGCCATGCCGCGCCTAGAATCGGCTAACGCCGAGCGCGAGCCTCCGGCGGTGCGTAGCTCGCCTGATGCTGCGCGCCGCATATTTGCAATGTCGAAGCCGATTGCCGGCACGCTTGCGGAGCGCTACCTCGCCGGCCGAGGCATTCTGCTTGGCGATCACGAGCGCGCCCTTCGTTTCCACCCAGGCTGCTATTATCGGGATTTCGTGACGGGCGAGACAATGAAGCTTCCCGCGCTGATCGCCGCTGTCACCGATCACGATGACCGCGTCACCGGGTTGCAGCGCACCTGGCTCGATCCCGGCGGCGATGGCAAGGCTCATGTCGCTGATCCGCGTCGGTCAATGGGACACCTTCTTGGAAACGGCATCTGGTTGGGACTCGACCCCGGGATGCCTGTCGCGTTCATGGCCGTCGGCGAAGGCCTCGAGACGATGGCCTCGCTCAGGATCGCAATGCCTTCACTGCCGGTGGTCGCCGCCACCTCGGCCAATCACCTCGCGGGCCTGTCCCTCCCGCCGAGCTGCAAGCGCCTGTACATTGCGGCCGACGCGGACGCGGCAGGCCGGCATGGCATTGACCGGCTCGGCCAACGAGCCGGGGAGGCCGGGATTCTCGCGCTGGTGCTTCGCCCGCAGCTCGGCGACTTCAACGACGATCTTCGCCAGTTCGGAGCCGCCCGGCTCGCCGCGTGGTTGCGCGATCAGCTCGTCCCGGAAGATGTCGGCCTTCTTCTGCAGCCTGGCTGAGGGTCGGCAGGGCCGCGGTGCTACCATAAGCGTCGCCACGGGAAGGCAGGCGTGATGGTGTCCCAGCTGAAGAGGCCGCGCCCGCGGCCTGTCTGGGAGCGTCCCCTGCCACGGACCATCCGCGGCCGCAACGGCTGCGCCGTCCTCCGCTTCGCTCCGGCCTTCGGTGCGGCCGCGGCCGGCGCGCGGCCGGGTTGCGCCGTCAGGCCGCGATTGGCGCGGCCGCAACGGACGGAGACACATCATGACCTACGACCTTCCCTTCGACAACGCCTACGAGCACCACGCATCCTCGCAGACCGACCGCGTCATCCTCGAGCTTCAGATGTACGGACACCGTCCGCACCAGGACGAGCCCGACCCGCGGCCGCTGCCGGATGAGACAGCCATCCGGGCGGGTTTGGCGGGGATCTTCGACACCTTCGCCGGCATGGTGGGCGACACCAGGCTGGAGCCTGACCTCGAAGAGCTGCTCTGGTCGACCGTCAACCTCTTCCATCGCGCCGCCGAGCGGGTCACGCGCGAACTCGACCGCAATGAGGATGCCCAGCGCGCGAGCCAGGGCGAGCAGGACGGCTCAGAGGTCAAGTCCGTGGAGCTGGAACGGCTCACCGCCGAGGGCATTACCTTCGTCGAGCGCCGCAACGTCTTTGAGGTCATGCGCGACGAGGCGGCCGACCTGTTCGAGGCGCATACCGGATCGGCCTGGCGCCCCCGCACCGGCTCGAAGGTCAATCATCAAGCGATGACCGCGGCGGTGATCGACAGCCGCGACTTCGTCGCGGCCCGTCGCCGCGCCGAGACCGAGGTGCTCCTTCCCGCCGGCACCAAGATCGCGTTCACCGGCGGCGGCGACTTCAACGATCACGAGCGCATCTGGGGCGCCCTCGACAAGGCTCGCGAGAAGCATTCCGACATGGTGCTGCTCCACGGCGGAAGTCCGCGCGGCGCCGAGCGCATCGCCGCCTGCTGGGCTGAGAGCCGCAAGGTGACGCAGATCGCCTTCAAGCCGGACTGGAACCGGCACGCCAAGGCGGCTCCATTCCGGCGCAACGATCAGATGCTCTCGGTCATGCCGGCCGGCATCATCGTCTTTCCGGGCTCCGGCATCAATGAGAACCTGGCCGACAAGGCGCGCAGGCTGGGCATCCCGGTCTGGCGGTTCACCGAGGACGGCGCGTGAGTGCCGTCCTTCGGTTGAAGCGAAGGAGGCGGGGCCGGGTGGGGAGTGCTTCAACCAGAAAGGAAAGCCACTATGTCGATGATATTCATAGGCGGATCGAGCGACATTCTCGCCTTGCCAGAACCCGCGACCGAGCGCATCGGCTCGATTGTGGCAGCCGAGCATGGCGTGCTGATCGGAGATGCGCCTGGCGTCGATTCCGAGGTGCAGGGCCTGCTCATGGGCTATGGCTATGAGCATGTGGGTGTGTTCTGCACCGGCGGGAAGCCACGCAACAATCTTGGTGATTGGACCGTCTATCCTGTGCCGCCGCCCGAAGGTGCACAGGGCTTCGCCGATCGTGTCGCGAAGGATCGCGAGATGGCGGCGCGCGCTGACTACGGCCAGGATCTGGGACGGCGAGAGCCCCGGCACCGTCCTTAACGTGCTGCGGCTTGCCATCGCGAACAAGCCATGTGTGACCTACGACTTGCTGCGGGGCAGAGTGGCGACCACATACGACATTGCCGGTTGGCGGGCGATACTTCACAATGCGGGGGCGGGTGTCCGCCAGCAGGTCGAGGCCCGCATGACACGCGACGAGCGTCTGACGTTGCCTGCGTGATCGCTGCTGGAGCCGGCCACCAATGTCCTCGGCCATCTATCGACGCCCTTCACGCTTGCACACGTCTTTTCGGCCGCGAGCCGCTGCGCCTCGGAAACCCCTAGCTCTCACCCGGTTCCCGCCTTGGGCTGTCACGCTCTCGCCATGTCTCGGGAGGAAGCGGCCCCCTTTCGGCGCGGGCCGATCGTGGGACGCCCGATCATGCCAGAGGAAGAACTTCCAGGAATTCCCGCCGCCGCGGCCGGGCGCGAGAAGATCGAGGCGCAACCGCAAAGCTGTGCCTGGAGCCTGCCGACATGGTCGCTCCCACAGCAATGACATCCGCTACCAACCGGCTCGGACCAAATGCCGGCGCTCGTGTGGCGGCCCCCTTTGCAGCGCCCGCGCGGTCCTGCAGCGTTCGGAGTTCACGCAATTCGCCGCGTCGACGCAGTTGGGGCCCGAGGCAATTCCGTCGGCCGTCGGCTCTGCAGGCCAGGGCTGCGATGGCGGCCGGTGAGGCGTCTCGCGCGGCCGCATCCGGACCATTCCCTCTGTCCTGTCGCCTTCGTAGAGGACCGCCTGCTTACTGCGGTCAACCCCAAGGGGTACTCTTAGCGAAAATTCAGAAAAATTCGATTCTGATCGCTTGTTGCGGGCCCAGGCACTTTCCTCCCCGCGGGTTCGGACAAGTGCGGCCCGCGGGTTCAAGGCGAAATAGAATTTTCCAGAATTTTCGCCGCGATGACCGCAGCAGGACGGCCCTCTTCTTTGGCGCCATCGGGAATGGTCCCGATGTAACCGAAGGAGAAATACCCATGGCCACCACGATCGCAAACTTGACCACCAAGCCCGACGGCTCGATGGAAGGCGTCTTCGCCACGCTCCGGATCAACGCCCCGATCGCCGTCATCCCGAACAAGAACAAGTCGCGCGAGGACGCCCCCGATTGCCGGATCGTCAACAAGCGCTCCGGCTTCGAGATCGGCGCAGGCTGGTATCGAACCTCGCAGCGCACGGGAGAGGAATATCTCTCGATCAAGCTCGAAGCCCCCGAGATCGGCGTGATCTTCGGCAACGTCGCGCCCGCCCCAGGGGGTGAGGAGAACAGGAAGGTCATCCTCTGGAACAACCCGGAATGACGCGAGACTGGCCGGCCCCAAGCGGGGCCGGCTCCCTCATCCTGATACGACGGGAGGTCTGCATGAGCCGCTCCACCATCATCGTCGCAGGCGACGGCCTGTCCGACACGCCGTCATCGGCTACGACCACCGCTGGGAGGTATTTCCAGCGGTTCCTGACGAGGCGGGCGAGTTCGCCTTTTGGCTCGGAATGAACACTCGCGAGTTCGACCCGCTTCATACACGCCATCGCTCAAGACGACGATTTCATGCCGCTGCCCGTGAACGACGGCGCTGGGGAACGCCCGGGCTGTCCAGAACGCTTCATCTCGGACTGAAGCTTGGAGGGTAGCGGTCTTCATGCCGGAGCGTCGCCGTACTGGTTGACTAGGAAACTTTATTGTGGTAGTTGCCTAGTCAATTAAGGAGCCCCCATGCCATCGACCCAGCCCGCCTCCGACCTGACCGCCCATCTCGGTTATTGGTTGCGCTATGTCTCCAACCATGTCTCGCAGGCCTTCGCTCGCAGGGTGGAGGCGCATGGCGTGACGGTGGCGGAATGGGTTCTGATGCGCCAGCTCCTCGATGAGGAGGTCCTCGCTCCAAGCCGCCTTGCCGACCGCATGGGCATGACGCGCGGCGCCATCTCCAAGCTGGCTGACCGACTGATAGCCAAGTCCATGCTGGAGCGAGCCGCCGACCCGAAAGATGGGCGGGCGCAGACACTCGCCCTCACGTCCGCTGGCCGCGACCTGGTGCCCGTACTGGCCGCGCTGGCCGATGCCAATGATGCTGAATTTTTCGACCATCTGACATCGAAGGACCGTGCGGCGCTGCTCCGCATCCTACGGGAAGTCGTCGACAAACGCGGCCTCAAATCCCTGCCCATCGATTGATGGCGGACATTCCTCAACCCCACAAGAGGACACTGACATGAATTCGAATTGGCAAGATGTCGCCCGCGCCACGCTTCAAGGCTCCGAATCCGGCGAGATGACCTTCCCCGAAAGCGTGCGTATGCTGATGGAAGCTGGCTTCGACGGCTACGCGGTCGATTTCCGTCACTCGACCCGCACCTATTACATGCCGGACGGCGAAGCGGTCGAGCTGGAGACGGAGCAAACGCTAGCACCGGTGGCCCAGCGTTTCGACCCTGCCGCGGTCAAGGAGGCGATCCGCGAGGCCCAGGTGCTGGTTCCGGGCTACACCTACAAGGGCTTCTGCGCCAAGGTGGCGGGAGCGGGCTGTGCCGGCTACCTAGTCTCACTCGTCGGCAAGCGCGTGCTCTACTATGGCCGCACACGAGACCTACACCGAATACTTCCCTGGAACGCAGCCTGCGGTCGAGCTGTGAATACGGCCGAGATCCTGGCGCTGGAGAGAGTGCCCGCGCTCTTATTCGCCGCATGACTTTCCTGCGCCTGGTTTTTTGCCGCTCCACCGACACTTGAAGGGACTCCGACTATGTCCGACGCCGCTAAGACCCACGCCACCATCCGTTCCGCCACCAAGACAGTGCGAATTGCGTGCGACCCACGGGTCGCCTTCGAGTTCCTGGCCGATCTCGGCAACTGGCCGCGCTGGGCCGTCGTCAACGTCATATCCACAAGCCGTTCCAATGATCCCGACTGGTGGGACATGGTCACTCCGCATGGGGCAGCTCGGCTCCGAATGCGGGCGGACGCCCGCCACGGCATTCTTGACCACGATTTCGTCGACCCGCAGACGAACTGGACGGTGCCAGCGCGGGTAATCGCGAACGGCGAGGGCGCCGAGTTCATGATCACCTTCTTTCAGCCGCCCGGTTTCACGGACGCCTTCTTCGACGAGCAGATCAAACTGGTCGACATTGAGCTGGCAAAGCTCAAGGAGCTGCTGGAAGCCGCGACGTAGGAGCCGGGCGGCTCAGTGTGAGGGCCGCACCATCAACCACATCCCGATAGCCGCGACGTGTCTTGGCTCGCTCAATCGCCGCACGCGCCGCAGCCGCCTCTTCCGCCTTCTCATAGAGATCGATGCGCATGCGGCCGGGCCTGCCTATCCGACCCCATTCGCGCACCACCGCCGCGTCGCCAAACAGGCTCGGCGCAATCGTCAGTTTATAGTACCGCGCCATATTGCGAGCGGGATCAATGCGGCGGAGATGTGTCGCGGGACAGGGGTCAGGTTGCATGACGAAACATTCGCGTCTCGCCCCGGCTTCGTCCAACAAGTTCGATGAATCGATCCGGCCCAACCGATTCGCGGCGCTTATATGTTGAGGTTGGGGTGAGCCGCCTCCGCCGGACGGTTCTCTATTTCGCTTCGCTCACGCAGCCCACAAGTGGTCTTCTCACGCCCGCTCGGTTTACGGCCCTCGCGCATCGATTGCCTTCAGCGCCTGCGCCCCTGGTCGCGGCGCCGCGCTGGAGCGACCGAGGCGATATCGGGTGACAGGTCTTCCACCAGCACCATCAAGTGCTCGGCCGTGGATGCGGGAAGATCAAGCATACGCAGCATCAACTTGAGCTTGACGTCGGCTTCCTGCTGGCTGGAACCGAAGAGATGCGGGGCCGCCGCATGGATCGCCTCGACAGGCGAGAAGTCCAGCAGTTCGGCAAGATGAATGAGCCGGGTCGCCCGCAACTTTGCGCCCGCTCGCTCATGACGGGCGAGGATCTCGGCATGAATACCGACCATCATGCCGACCTGCTCACGATTCAGATTCTGTGCGTCGCGACGCTCGCG encodes:
- a CDS encoding toprim domain-containing protein; the encoded protein is MTSSASELARRLAEHAEAVCRVYLSNGCRAGNHWIVGDVLNSHGRSMHVRLKENAKGSAGKWVDEATGEHGDLLDVIGHSCGLAGFRDVADEARRFLAMPRLESANAEREPPAVRSSPDAARRIFAMSKPIAGTLAERYLAGRGILLGDHERALRFHPGCYYRDFVTGETMKLPALIAAVTDHDDRVTGLQRTWLDPGGDGKAHVADPRRSMGHLLGNGIWLGLDPGMPVAFMAVGEGLETMASLRIAMPSLPVVAATSANHLAGLSLPPSCKRLYIAADADAAGRHGIDRLGQRAGEAGILALVLRPQLGDFNDDLRQFGAARLAAWLRDQLVPEDVGLLLQPG
- a CDS encoding DUF2493 domain-containing protein; amino-acid sequence: MTYDLPFDNAYEHHASSQTDRVILELQMYGHRPHQDEPDPRPLPDETAIRAGLAGIFDTFAGMVGDTRLEPDLEELLWSTVNLFHRAAERVTRELDRNEDAQRASQGEQDGSEVKSVELERLTAEGITFVERRNVFEVMRDEAADLFEAHTGSAWRPRTGSKVNHQAMTAAVIDSRDFVAARRRAETEVLLPAGTKIAFTGGGDFNDHERIWGALDKAREKHSDMVLLHGGSPRGAERIAACWAESRKVTQIAFKPDWNRHAKAAPFRRNDQMLSVMPAGIIVFPGSGINENLADKARRLGIPVWRFTEDGA
- a CDS encoding DUF736 family protein; the encoded protein is MATTIANLTTKPDGSMEGVFATLRINAPIAVIPNKNKSREDAPDCRIVNKRSGFEIGAGWYRTSQRTGEEYLSIKLEAPEIGVIFGNVAPAPGGEENRKVILWNNPE
- a CDS encoding MarR family transcriptional regulator, which produces MPSTQPASDLTAHLGYWLRYVSNHVSQAFARRVEAHGVTVAEWVLMRQLLDEEVLAPSRLADRMGMTRGAISKLADRLIAKSMLERAADPKDGRAQTLALTSAGRDLVPVLAALADANDAEFFDHLTSKDRAALLRILREVVDKRGLKSLPID
- a CDS encoding DUF1398 family protein — protein: MNSNWQDVARATLQGSESGEMTFPESVRMLMEAGFDGYAVDFRHSTRTYYMPDGEAVELETEQTLAPVAQRFDPAAVKEAIREAQVLVPGYTYKGFCAKVAGAGCAGYLVSLVGKRVLYYGRTRDLHRILPWNAACGRAVNTAEILALERVPALLFAA
- a CDS encoding WGR domain-containing protein; amino-acid sequence: MARYYKLTIAPSLFGDAAVVREWGRIGRPGRMRIDLYEKAEEAAAARAAIERAKTRRGYRDVVDGAALTLSRPAPTSRLPAAP
- a CDS encoding helix-turn-helix transcriptional regulator; this translates as MAIKNVQTYIDRQGLVETEDSEVGKPIYRKPGLDGIRSLSEMEEELSRYLRERRDAQNLNREQVGMMVGIHAEILARHERAGAKLRATRLIHLAELLDFSPVEAIHAAAPHLFGSSQQEADVKLKLMLRMLDLPASTAEHLMVLVEDLSPDIASVAPARRRDQGRRR